The stretch of DNA ATACGTCTATCCATCAGTCACAGCAGTGAGGAAGAAACATTGTTGACATTTTGTAAAGTGATCCAAGACGGATTGATAGCAGTTCAAAGCTAGCAATCAAAGCTCACTTGAAGTAGATCGCCGAACGATGTTAATATCGAGTAATATCCGTGTATTTGATGGTAAATCCATGAGTTACTCTGATACTGTACCTCATACCTGGGTTGCATTTTCAGAACGATGAGATATAAATAAATGATATAGAACAGTAATGATTCTGTGTCAAGGGTAGAGCTGTGGCGGTATCGAAATTTCATCCGCCggggattgtcaagcaaataactgtcgatCTCGCGATGATTGGCcgttaattaacatgaacacatttagcatctcctgtcttccacacatagcctaaaAGCCACTGatacagacctttggaacatctacacagtagtctaataaatccatgtaatatagcctacaccttcacaataaatccattatttattttagacaggtctaaagaaacatgatatgaagaacagaatagcatactctgagttgtctttatgttaagtcctgatatggctatgccatatggatGTGGCTacattagttcatttagcagacacgatTTGGTTAGAATTCCGtggaattattttatattattttatagtatgaagaatagaATTTAACAAAGCTGGATAAAATAGAaagtatattttctccaaacgagggagtgcgcacatgcagctattctgtgttgagtggttagcaaagaaataggtactcctatatgcttaatttagagttattaatgtaactttagttgtgatacaaacgtagggctatatgtttttatttttaatacattgtaaggctgcatgatgcgactctaatgatgatttgaaaaaagtcgcttgaaaggcatgagctctgtttGTTTTTtccgcaggctgtacacacttcatcagtctctcattcacaagcATAATGCCTCGCCTTGATAACGCCTCGAATTTcctggcggcatcccctttgtgtggctgtaatgcaccctaaaaaaatctgtgacttttgcggccagtggctgtTGTTTACTTCTCCCTGAGTACTGTGTGCTGCGAAGCACCTCTCAcgcacatggctctccatcacgtgatcgggtctttctcacaggcccTTCGGGGATGCACTGCATGCGTctttatccaattccgaggtgcatattgaagatattggatgaactgtccacatttacttttcgtcagccaacaaaatgagaaggcctaacgaacagcaaaagcaccagTCTATGTCAAGCTACTATCCCCCgtagtacaaaagtcaacctattctattctgtgcgataaataaatattccaaatatagtctgggacagttgtgggatgagatagatcccaaattaatacaaccacttgcATCCCAAAAACTTTTTTAAGCAATGAGGCtcacgcaacagatcagaacattatGCTTAAAATGTGATAAACTATTTGGCTAttttttcacattataagcgcagcaatgcgcacacggcagtaggctataagcgcgaatgttccGTTAGGGGGAAAACACAATTTTTTAAAGTGactgcaaatgcgattatgcatgtaatgcttttattataaaggtgcatttttatggtgaaaattatcttccctaaATTGTAACTCACGCAATGCTTATGCCAGTtaggctttaggctaggctacatgaggtgtgctactatgattcgaaaaagtcgcaaaaaaggcATTTTCTCTTGCCTTACGCTGGGCATcgttcacaagtgataatatataattcacaagtgataggctaatattgttacacatcagactattcttgatttaatcttgtctttacatatactaaatagtatatgtgtgaaatttgttttgatttagaatggaccattttaatgcacctgtctcaaaactggcaggggaaaaatacatgttatctatacacttaaatagcgaatggaggacacttttcccatAGTTCATTTTCATgcaagccaggtaggctatactcctgttgtaaagataagcaatgtgcttattaTTAGAAATgtggagaaataaatatagtaagcgtagcctatagaaagctgatgggatcctcctctttttagtagagtccatcactctgttttctcgtgcagttgcatagcctatagaaatattGCGCAACATGAAAAGCTTGTGTATACACAATTATCCAGTGAGAGTAAATTTTTGGTGCTTAAAAGCTGATTACCGTGTCAGCCTGCCCATCGCTTCACGAAATGATAACAGAAGCTAAGCAGCGGTTGAAAAACATCCATAATTCCAAGAacaaactggagagagagggagaaagaaagggagaaggagggagagagactgtgtgtgtgtgtgttgtttttcagcTGGCAACAGTCTCTtagccctcccctctctctccctctctctcgatctcccctctctcgctctgtagTGACATATTCCCTGAGCAGTTTAACAGTTATTACATGCTCTAAAACACACTGActcactgaaagagagagagagagagatagacggaaaaagggggagagaggtagagagagtgtgtgtgtttgagagagggagagagaaaggaagagagtttgtttgagagagaaggatagggcaaaagaaagagagggaaagggagatggatgtatagagggagggaggtaggcaaGGAGGTAGGGAGGGACTTAGGGAGGATTCAAGTTCTTTAGCAGGGACTGAGTCGACATGGAGATGATGTGTAATGGAGggaagtacagtatgtgtgaaatATTGGTGTTAAGTTAATTATTTTCTCTGTCCAGTCGATACCTAACTAACAATCCCTGGCAGTAGATAACACATTGTTGCTGATCTTTTTATGAAATACTGTTGTGATGCAATGTCATTGTCTGAGTTGATTTGCAGAGAGCTgatatatagtgccttcggaaataaTTAatagcccttgactttttccaaattctgttacgttacagccttattctaaaattgattaaatcaaaaaaaaatcatcagcaatctacacacaataccccataatgacaaagtgcaaaagttatttttgaaatttttgcaaatgtatttcaaaaaaatactgaaataccttatttacataaatattcagacattttgctatgagacaagaaattgagttcaggtgcatcctgtttccattgatcatccttgagatgtttctacaacttgattggagtccacctgtggtaaattcaattgatttgacatgctttagaaaggcacacacctgtctatataaggtcccacagttgacagtgcatgtcagagcaaaaaacatgtttttcaggaGCAGGGActaagagactagtcagaatcaaggCAAAGATCAACagagcagagagatccttgataaaaacctgctccagagtgctcaggacctcagactgggggcgaaagttcaccttccaacaggacaacaaccctaagcacacaaccaagacaacacaggagtggcttcaggacaagtctttgaatatccttgagtggcccagccagagcccggacttgaacccgatcgaacatctctggagagacctgaaaatagctgtgcagcaacgctccccatccaacctgacagagcttgagaggatctgatgaatgggagaaacttcccaaatacaggtgtgccaagcttgtagagtcatatccaagaagaatcgatgctctaatcgctgccaaaggtgctacaacaaagttctgagtaaaggatctgaatacttatgtaaatatgtatttttttttttttttttacctgtttttgctttgtNNNNNNNNNNNNNNNNNNNNNNNNNNNNNNNNNNNNNNNNNNNNNNNNNNNNNNNNNNNNNNNNNNNNNNNNNNNNNNNNNNNNNNNNNNNNNNNNNNNNNNNNNNNNNNNNNNNNNNNNNNNNNNNNNNNNNNNNNNNNNNNNNNNNNNNNNNNNNNNNNNNNNNNNNNNNNNNNNNNNNNNNNNNNNNNNNNNNNNNNNNNNNNNNNNNNNNNNNNNNNNNNNNNNNNNNNNNNNNNNNNNNNNNNNNNNNNNNNNNNNNNNNNNNNNNNNNNNNNNNNNNNNNNNNNNNNNNNNNNNNNNNNNNNNNNNNNNNNNNNNNNNNNNNNNNNNNNNNNNNNNNNNNNNNNNNNNNNNNNNNNNNNNNNNNNNNNNNNNNNNNNNNNNNNNNNNNNNNNNNNNNNNNNNNNNNNNNNNNNNNNNNNNNNNNNNNNNNNNNNNNNNNNNNNNNNNNNNNNNNNNNNNNNNNNNNNNNNNNNNNNNNNNNNNNNNNNNNNNNNNNNNNNNNNNNNNNNNNNNNNNNNNNNNNNNNNNNNNNNNNNNNNNNNNNNNNNNNNNNNNNNNNNNNNNNNNNNNNNNNNNNNNNNNNNNNNNNNNNNNNNNNNNNNNNNNNNNNNNNNNNNNNNNNNNNNNNNNNNNNNNNNNNNNNNNNNNNNNNNNNNNNNNNNNNNNNNNNNNNNNNNNNNNNNNNNNNNNNNNNNNNNNNNNNNNNNNNNNNNNNNNNNNNNNNNNNNNNNNNNNNNNNNNNNNNNNNNNNNNNNNNNNNNNNNNNNNNNNNNNNNNNNNNNNNNNNNNNNNNNNNNNNNNNNNNNNNNNNNNNNNNNNNNNNNNNNNNNNNNNNNNNNNNNNNNNNNNNNNNNNNNNNNNNNNNNNNNNNNNNNNNNNNNNNNNNNNNNNNNNNNNNNNNNNNNNNNNNNNNNNNNNNNNNNNNNNNNNNNNNNNNNNNNNNNNNNNNNNNNNNNNNNNNNNNNNNNNNNNNNNNNNNNNNNNNNNNNNNNNNNNNNNNNNNNNNNNNNNNNNNNNNNNNNNNNNNNNNNNNNNNNNNNNNNNNNNNNNNNNNNNNNNNNNNNNNNNNNNNNNNNNNNNNNNNNNNNNNNNNNNNNNNNNNNNNNNNNNNNNNNNNNNNNNNNNccgaacacacacccacacacagggaGGAGTCAGGCTATTGGTTTCTAAACGAGGTCCCCCAGCCAATGTTCAggtcaaatgtaaatgtctatAGGTGAAGCCAAAGTAGGTAAGGGTTTGGTTAAAACCTGGGTATGGTAAGGGTTACGTTTTGGGATAAGGTTAAGACTTTAAAAAATGATGAAATGGGCTGTTTAGGCCCAACCTCTGTCTTCATCAACAACTCCCTAGCAAGCCACGAGTCTGCTAGATGGTAATAGGTGCTCAAGTTTTCCCctagtctgtctgcctgcctgcctgcctgtctgcctgcctgcctgtctgtctgcctgtctgtctgtctgtctgtctgtctgcctgcctgcctgtgtctgcctgcctgcctgtctgtctctaccaCTTTATCTCTCTATCACTTCATTATTTTTCTTCCTCTTGTCTTCCCAGTTAATTATTTAGAGTTCATTTTAATTTCAACTCTAATTATTAATTCACTTCTAGAGTCCCATAGAACTGTGAAGGTACCAGATTAGTAAACCAATATATTTATGCTGTAGGATAAAGCAAGAAATATTCTCCCTcctggggacatttcccacatacccatgatgacaaaggctattttaaatttagggattagggttagggttagggttgcaattagggttagaattatagtaagggtaaggggttaggtttagggttaggagttaggtttaaggtttgggttagggagACGGATATGggattagggaaaataggattttgaatggaaatccatgttaggtccccacgaggatagaagatcaaaataggtgtgcgtttgtgcactgtgtgcgtgagtgagtgtgcgTGTCTATGTTCATGTGTATCCTGTTCATGTGTATCTATGTTcatgtgtgttttcatgtgtgttcatgtgtatcTAGTTCATGTGTGTCTATGTTCATATGTGTCTATGTTCATATGTATCTATGTTCATGTGTGtctatgttcatgtgtgtgttcatgtgtatcTATGttcatgtgtgttcatgtgtgttcatgtgtgttttcatgtgtatctatGTTCATGTCTATGTTcacgtgtgtgttcatgtgtgtctaTGTCACAGTGTGTCTAATGTTCATGTGTGTCTATGTTATCGTGTGTGCTATGTCATGATGTGTATCTCTGTCATCTGTATTAATGTGTTAGTTCATGTGTGTGTTGTCGTTCTATTGTTTcacgtgtgtgttcatgtgtgtctaTGTTCATGTAGTCTATGTTCATGTGTGTACTATGTTCATGTGTGTTTCATGTTCATGTTGTGTCTATGTTCATGTGTGTCTATGTCATGTGTGTTCATgttcatgtgttttatgttcatgtgtgtgttcatatgtgtCTATGTTCATGTGTGtctatgttcatgtgtgtgtgtcatgtgtgttcaTGTTCCATGTGTGTCTATGTTCAGTGTGTTTTCATGGTGTTCATGTTGTctattgtttatgtgtgtgtgttcattgtgtCTATGTCATGTGTTTCATGGTGTgtctatgttatgtgtgtgtgttcaatgtggTGTCTATGCtcatgtgtgtgttagtgtgtgttaatgTTGTGTGCTATGTTCATGTGTGTCTATGTTCATGGTGTGTATATgttcatgtgtgtatgcatgtgtgtgctgttATATtgcatgtggtggtgtgtggttgtgtgtgtggtgtgtgtgtgtgtgtgtgtgtgtgtgtgtgtgtgtgtgtgtgtgtgtgtgtgttgtgtgtgtgtgtgtgtgtgtttgtgtgtggtgtgtgtgtgtgttcatgtgtgtctaTGTTCATGTGTGTctatattcatgtgtgtgtgtgtgtgttcgtatgtggtgtgtttgtgagagacaaacagagagagaaaaaataaaaagagagagagatgctataaTATTAGAATATATATTCATGTATACATTCATTTATCTTTGTAGGACGTGAACAAGTGACGCCATGACGACCGAGATGCAGGAGATCGCCATTACGGAGGAGAAGCCTTTACTTCCGGGTCAGCCCGATCCTGCAAAGGTCAGTGAGTGTACACACACCCACGTATATATACAGGACCTTCCACCCTCTGTCATACACACATGCTTGCAACCTcaactctcacacatacacacattacataTATACCCCCTCATCCAGCCTCATCATACATACATGCTGCCACACCCTATTTCCACATACCACAtacatgtttatactgtattttgtgtgtgtacgtgtatgtgtgtagttGCTAGGCTGGCTCAGATATGAGAGCTCGGTTGATGTCACCCTGAGGGTGTGAGAGATGAGAGGCTCCTCTCTCCCTGATGTTGTTATATACTGCAGAGCTGGAGAGTATGGTCGGGATATGTACTCTCACTGCTGCCAACTGCAGGCGGTGGACAGTTAGGGGAACTGCAGACTCAAAGGCATATTCACAAAATGGCTCGGAGTAgtagtgctggtctaggatcaggcccCATCTATCCATATAATCATAATTAATATAgtaactgatcctaaatcagcactcccactctgagactctttgtgaatacgggctcAGGACTCATGTTAGTGGGTTGATTCTGGGTTGATTCTGTGAAATGTCTTTGCCAATGAACAGCTGCACATTAGCTTCCCAGAGAGGTTCCAGATGTATTTCACAATGGTCTTGTGTGGCCGGAAATGTGTCTTGTTTTGGCTGCATCATGGTTTCTATCCATCTTGCTAGGATGCTGAGGCTGCAGCTCGAATACTGTTGGACCAGGGCCAGGTAAGATTGTTTATTCTCCTGTTACTGTACGTacggtatgtgtgtgcatgtgtctcgtGTCACGTGAAAGTATGTTTTCTCAACATATATTTGTGTGCGTACGTGTtacatatgtgtatgtgtgtattagtgCCTGAATGTTCATATGTGCACTTGtaggtaactctctctctctctctgtcatcctccaGGAACACAGTATTGAGACACCTCATGGTCTCCTCCACGTGACTCTCCATGGAACCTCTAACACACGCCGTCCCGCCATCCTCACCTTCCACGATGTGGGTCTGGACAGTgagtctctctctttacctcttaatatttctctctctctctttttctggctatttctctctccccctcgctctcatGCTCttactctgtctttctctttcatctctctttttTTGTATACCTTTCCCCGCTCATCCCCTCCAGCaattttccctctttcattttgAGTTTCCCCTTCAGTTCAGCACCTGCCCTTTCTTCATTTATGCTTTTCAAGTTGTaattctctcactttctctttctcactcttgctttctctctctctctctctcccattttctctccctttctccctttctctcctatctctgtctctctctctcgctctttctctctctccctctcacaggtAAAAGctgcttctctcctctgtttAAATTTGAGGAGATGCAGGAGATAGTGAAAAACTTCACTCTGGTCCACATTGACGCTCCTGGCCAAGAGGAGGGGGCTGCCACCTATCCTATGGGGTATGCAtatcatgtgtgtgcgtgcgtgcgtttgtgtgtgttagggttgggctgtatacagattttcataACTTAATACCGTTCCTGTACCATACTGCTAACAAATGCTAAGAAAGTACTAGGGAATTCCCATAGCGGACACTAGCTTAATGCTAACAAGCGCAAGCAAACATCAACGAAATGCAAGGACAGACAACCCAGCTAATAATGCTATACAACTGTCTCAAAAGGCGATTCAcacttgatccaggaggggattgattgtctctgctgttaccattaagcttgatcttgcaagctagccacctatagctagcaagttagcaaaccaaatgcatagctggagccctgagctggagacAATGTATTTGGCACATCTTAGATAGCTAGTTAACTTATGAGACGTTTAGCCGGCAAACATTAGTATTGAATTTCAAGTTTAACATGAAACTTCCGTTTGCGCCACGTGAGCAAACATCCCATGTGACTGGCTCAATTTATTTGGTATATTTTCTGttgacggtattgaaaatcataccgtcactatttcaaaataccccggtatgtacagtataccgcccaatcctagtgtgtgtgtgcatgttttgtattTAAGTGTTCATAATAAACATGTTCCCGCTCATGTTTTTTAGATACCAGTATCTGTCCATGGAGCAAATTGCAGAGATGATCCCTGCTGTGCTGACATATTTCAAGTGAGTCAGACTTATTTCACCGTCATGACATAATACTCGCTCGTTTACCAGCATGTCCACTATAAAGCAAAATAGTATTTCATAACGTAGTTTCAAAAACATCTACTGGAGTTTACAACACTGAAACACAGACATATTGGCCCTAATAGAACATCTGTCAATCAGTTTGTTTTCTCTCACTGTTCTAGTTTCCGTTCTGTCATCGGAGTTGGAGTGGGAGCTGGGGCTTACATTCTCTCCAGGTTCACAGTGAGCGTCTGATTTCTCCTTGTCATGTTACCGCTCCCTGTATCAGTTCATACAGCTGCCCTGGGAAAAAATCACAGTATACCATTCTGTTAGCTTCTGCTAGGCAGTCTCTTGGTAGTCTGTGCATTGGACTAACATGGGTTAGCATATATTTGCTATATGGTGCTCTCCACAGTGGATACCAATGCTCGCTTCTTTTTTCAATTTCTACAATTCAACAGTCTCAACATACAATTgacctatttttttctctctctttttccttctctctccttcgtcCTCTCAGATGGCCCACCCAGACTCAGTCGAAGGTCTCGTTCTCGTCAACATTGACCCTCAGGCTAGAGGGTGGATGGACTGGGCTGCCCAGAAGGTTACTGTCTCTTCAATATGCTCACAGATGTagcatcttaatttgagctatgtgcttacagatgtaggatcttcatttcagCCACtttgctatagcaggaaaataatcatgccGCAACTGGAAATGTCAAACTGGAAATGACaacatttagccttttaaaaacacaaatgtactacaagtttgcattttccTGCCGTGCAGAAAAATTCTCTGCaaaaaaagagtgatcaaattaagatcctacatctgtataataCTGGCAACATTAGTATGAaatattatcattatcatcactCCCAGAGGATTTTTGACTATATTCATGAGTACTATCAGCATTTCTATCAATTTGACAATATCAATCCCATATCCTATTCAATATCACCATTActcttctgtgttgttgtgttgacaTCTCCACTATACAATTCAAGTGGATACTCAATTACCAGTGCATATATCCATTACTCTTGATCTAGCAGTTAATAAACAGTCATTACTGTCTCAGACAATGGGATATTTTGATTACGTTGGCAATTTCATAAAGTAACATGTAGATGAGGAAAATAGATAGTGGAGTTGTATTCATGGGGGTTTTACTGTATACATGATATTGACTAAGCTGTTATTGATTTGTCCtaactatacctctctctctctctctcgctatttctcga from Salvelinus sp. IW2-2015 unplaced genomic scaffold, ASM291031v2 Un_scaffold1199, whole genome shotgun sequence encodes:
- the ndrg2 gene encoding protein NDRG2, which gives rise to MTTEMQEIAITEEKPLLPGQPDPAKDAEAAARILLDQGQEHSIETPHGLLHVTLHGTSNTRRPAILTFHDVGLDSKSCFSPLFKFEEMQEIVKNFTLVHIDAPGQEEGAATYPMGYQYLSMEQIAEMIPAVLTYFNFRSVIGVGVGAGAYILSRFTMAHPDSVEGLVLVNIDPQARGWMDWAAQKITTLTSSLTEQILSHLFSQEEMSANADLVKSHRDRISKAPNLINIELFWRGYNSRRDLIIDRTSNFKCPVMLVVGDQAPYEEAAVECNSKLDPTTTSFLKMADAGGLPQLTQPSKLTEAFKYFIQGMGYMASSVMTRLSRSRTTSLSSSYSMEGERERSRTLSQSSQGGQMPPSPSHTMEVSC